In Candidatus Desulforudis audaxviator MP104C, a genomic segment contains:
- a CDS encoding glutamate synthase-related protein, producing the protein MSNYLPPEYLVHIDESRCRRCGGCVRGCGFGTLKFAHGAWKEAMGVFKHGQGDLQQVFARIKENVPDRVVADHHKCVQCHYCVSHCPEGAISVQANPLAYRGNHHWRPEYLKNIWLQSNTGGMVLTGAGNDKAYFSYFDHIVLDACQVTNPSIDPLREPMELRTYLGSRPDGLEFEPGPEGPVLKTKLAPAVCLETPLVFPAMSYGAISLNAQKALARAAKACGIVMNTGEGGMHEDLYPFADWMIVQVASGRFGVNPGYLRRSAAVEIKIGQGAKPGIGGHLPGEKVDEGVSKTRMIPVGSDALSPAPHHDIYSIEDLSQLIYALKEATEYAKPVSVKIAAVHNVAAIASGIARAGADIITIDGFRGGTGATPLAIRDHVGIPIEMALAAVDDRLRQEGIRNQVSLVVSGGIRHSGDVAKAIALGADAVAIGTAALIAMGCRLCQKCYTGNCSWGITTQKAHLTQRLDPDRAAENLTNLIRGWSLELKEILGALGLNAVESLRGSRLRLRGVGLSNADLRVLGIKNAGN; encoded by the coding sequence ATGAGCAACTACCTACCTCCCGAATACCTGGTGCACATCGACGAGAGCCGTTGCCGGCGCTGCGGGGGATGCGTCCGCGGCTGCGGCTTCGGGACTCTCAAGTTCGCGCACGGCGCCTGGAAGGAAGCCATGGGTGTTTTCAAGCACGGTCAGGGGGACCTGCAGCAGGTGTTCGCCAGGATCAAGGAAAACGTTCCCGACCGGGTGGTCGCCGACCACCACAAGTGTGTCCAGTGTCACTACTGCGTGAGCCACTGCCCGGAGGGCGCGATCAGCGTCCAGGCGAATCCGCTGGCCTACCGGGGGAACCACCACTGGCGGCCGGAGTACCTGAAGAACATCTGGCTGCAGTCGAACACCGGCGGTATGGTGTTGACCGGCGCGGGCAACGATAAGGCCTATTTCAGCTATTTTGACCACATAGTGCTCGATGCCTGCCAGGTGACCAACCCGTCCATCGACCCCTTGCGGGAGCCGATGGAACTCAGGACCTACCTGGGTTCGCGGCCGGACGGACTTGAATTCGAGCCCGGGCCGGAGGGGCCGGTGCTGAAAACGAAGCTGGCGCCTGCAGTCTGCCTGGAAACTCCCCTGGTTTTCCCGGCCATGTCCTACGGGGCGATCAGTTTGAACGCTCAGAAGGCGCTGGCCCGGGCCGCGAAGGCCTGCGGTATCGTGATGAACACCGGCGAGGGTGGCATGCACGAGGACCTTTACCCCTTCGCCGACTGGATGATCGTGCAGGTGGCCTCGGGCCGCTTCGGGGTCAATCCGGGTTACCTGCGGCGGAGCGCGGCGGTGGAGATCAAGATCGGGCAGGGGGCCAAGCCGGGCATCGGCGGGCACCTTCCCGGGGAGAAAGTGGATGAGGGCGTGTCCAAGACCCGAATGATTCCGGTGGGCAGCGACGCCTTATCCCCGGCGCCGCACCATGACATCTACTCCATTGAGGATCTGTCCCAGTTGATCTACGCTCTCAAGGAAGCCACCGAGTACGCGAAGCCGGTTTCGGTGAAGATCGCGGCGGTGCACAACGTGGCGGCCATCGCCTCCGGCATCGCCCGAGCGGGGGCCGATATCATCACCATCGACGGGTTCCGGGGCGGCACTGGGGCCACGCCACTGGCCATCCGGGACCACGTCGGGATTCCGATCGAAATGGCGCTGGCCGCGGTCGACGACCGGCTGCGCCAGGAGGGCATCCGGAACCAGGTTTCGCTGGTGGTGTCCGGCGGCATCCGCCACAGCGGGGACGTGGCCAAGGCGATCGCCCTGGGGGCCGACGCGGTGGCGATCGGCACGGCCGCCCTCATCGCAATGGGCTGCCGCCTCTGCCAGAAGTGCTATACCGGCAACTGCAGCTGGGGCATCACCACCCAAAAAGCCCATTTGACCCAGAGGCTCGACCCGGACCGGGCGGCCGAGAACCTGACCAACCTGATCCGGGGCTGGTCGCTGGAACTGAAGGAGATCCTAGGCGCGCTCGGTCTGAACGCCGTGGAAAGCCTGCGGGGCAGCCGCCTCCGGCTGCGCGGCGTCGGCCTTTCGAACGCCGATCTGCGGGTCCTCGGGA
- the glnA gene encoding type I glutamate--ammonia ligase, producing METAVKQEILEKARRLGVKFVRLQFTDILGVLKNVAIPVEQLDKALDGELMFDGSSIHGFARIEESDMYLRPDPNTFVIFPWRPRDGAVARLICDVYNPDGTPFAGCPRNCLRRMLDRAKSMGYTMHAGPEMEFFLFHVDADGKPLLETHDKAGYFDLSPIDKGENARREMVMALEEMGFEIETSHHEVAPGQHEIDFKHSDALDIADKIVTFKFVVRTLAQRHGLHATFMPKPVFGINGSGMHMNQSLFRGEENAFHDASRPDGLSAEAYYYIGGLLKHARSMAAITNSTVNSYKRLVPGYEAPVYVAWAEGNRSALIRIPQKRGLSTRVELRNPDPACNPYLALTVNLAAGLEGIREKIDPPPRFPINIYHITDADRMERGITSLPASLEEAIKEMSADPVMREALGEHIYTKFIEAKTAEWNEYRIRITPWEIDRYLVNY from the coding sequence GTGGAAACCGCGGTCAAACAGGAAATCCTGGAGAAGGCCAGGAGACTGGGGGTCAAGTTCGTCCGGCTGCAGTTCACCGATATTTTGGGTGTCTTGAAGAATGTCGCCATCCCGGTGGAACAACTGGACAAGGCCCTCGACGGCGAACTGATGTTCGACGGGTCTTCGATCCATGGTTTCGCCCGGATTGAGGAATCGGACATGTACCTGCGCCCGGACCCGAACACCTTTGTGATCTTCCCGTGGCGTCCCCGGGACGGGGCGGTGGCGCGCCTGATCTGCGACGTCTACAATCCCGACGGCACACCGTTCGCCGGTTGCCCGCGGAACTGCCTGCGCCGGATGTTGGACCGGGCCAAGAGTATGGGTTACACCATGCACGCCGGACCGGAGATGGAGTTCTTCCTGTTTCATGTCGACGCCGACGGGAAGCCACTGCTGGAAACCCACGACAAGGCCGGTTACTTTGACCTGTCCCCGATCGACAAGGGCGAGAATGCCCGGCGGGAGATGGTGATGGCGTTGGAGGAGATGGGTTTCGAGATCGAGACCTCGCACCACGAAGTGGCGCCCGGCCAGCACGAGATCGACTTCAAGCACTCGGACGCGCTGGACATCGCCGATAAGATCGTCACCTTCAAGTTCGTGGTGCGGACGCTGGCGCAGCGTCACGGGCTGCACGCGACCTTTATGCCCAAACCGGTGTTCGGGATCAACGGTTCGGGAATGCACATGAACCAGTCCCTGTTCCGGGGCGAGGAGAACGCTTTCCACGACGCCTCGAGGCCGGACGGCCTGAGTGCGGAGGCCTACTATTACATCGGCGGGCTTCTGAAACACGCCCGGTCGATGGCGGCGATCACCAACTCGACGGTCAACTCCTACAAGCGGCTGGTGCCGGGCTACGAGGCGCCGGTGTACGTGGCCTGGGCCGAAGGGAACCGTAGCGCGCTCATCCGGATTCCACAGAAGCGGGGCCTGTCGACCCGCGTAGAACTGCGCAACCCCGACCCGGCCTGCAACCCGTACCTGGCCCTGACGGTGAACCTGGCGGCCGGCCTGGAGGGTATCAGAGAAAAGATCGACCCGCCGCCGCGGTTCCCGATCAACATCTACCACATCACCGACGCGGACCGGATGGAGCGGGGCATCACCAGCCTGCCGGCGAGCCTGGAGGAAGCGATCAAGGAAATGAGCGCCGACCCGGTGATGCGTGAGGCCCTGGGCGAGCACATTTACACCAAGTTCATCGAAGCCAAGACGGCCGAGTGGAACGAGTACCGTATCCGGATCACTCCGTGGGAGATCGACCGTTACCTGGTCAACTACTAG
- a CDS encoding glutamine synthetase family protein translates to MEINRQAAGEVLALAAETGVKFVRLQVTDFTGSLKNLAITIEELNRALEGRLTFDSAIIEGFSGSREREILLIPDPETFVIFPWRPRDGAVARLICQAADLDGNPYPTCSRTILRKNLDALRERGWWFRIGAEIEFFLFHVGEQGLPTTVTHDQAGYCDLTPVDLGENARRDMVLTLQEMGIKVRSSHHEVSPGQHEIGLGEGEALEMADRITTFKFVVRTVAQRHGLHASFMPRPLAGRRGSGVKLHLTLWREEENLFADGEDPGRFSTTARRFAAGLLAHAPALAAVTNPLVNSYKRLVPDGFHPVLAAWSTDSRATMLRMPAPAGDEPHLLLRSPDPTANSYLALAGILAAGLDGVDSGLELPEPVPGTVDGDLDTLRDAVRTNGLPRHLEAALSAFGTNTVLRGALGDEFCRRYAEFKEQEWLGFLTAVHPWEIDTYLARY, encoded by the coding sequence GTGGAAATCAACCGCCAGGCGGCCGGTGAAGTCCTGGCCTTGGCCGCGGAAACCGGCGTGAAATTCGTCCGGCTGCAGGTCACCGACTTCACCGGTTCCCTTAAGAACCTGGCCATTACCATAGAGGAACTGAACCGGGCCTTGGAAGGCCGGCTCACTTTTGACAGCGCCATCATCGAGGGTTTTAGCGGCAGTCGGGAAAGAGAGATTCTGCTTATCCCCGACCCGGAAACCTTTGTGATCTTTCCCTGGCGGCCCCGGGACGGGGCTGTGGCTCGCCTGATCTGCCAGGCGGCCGATCTGGACGGGAATCCTTATCCCACTTGTTCCCGGACCATACTTCGCAAGAACTTGGATGCCTTGCGGGAGCGCGGCTGGTGGTTCCGGATCGGCGCCGAAATCGAGTTTTTTCTCTTCCACGTCGGGGAACAGGGCCTGCCCACCACGGTGACCCATGACCAGGCCGGATACTGCGATCTTACTCCGGTGGACCTGGGAGAAAACGCCCGGCGGGACATGGTCCTCACCCTGCAGGAAATGGGGATCAAGGTCCGGTCGTCGCACCATGAGGTTTCGCCGGGCCAGCACGAGATCGGCCTCGGTGAAGGTGAGGCGCTGGAAATGGCAGACCGGATCACCACCTTCAAGTTTGTGGTCCGGACCGTGGCCCAGCGGCACGGCCTGCACGCTTCGTTTATGCCGCGGCCGCTGGCCGGACGCCGCGGTTCGGGAGTGAAACTGCACTTGACCCTCTGGCGGGAAGAGGAAAACCTGTTCGCGGACGGGGAGGATCCCGGCCGGTTCAGCACCACCGCGCGCCGGTTCGCCGCCGGGCTGCTCGCCCACGCGCCCGCCCTGGCGGCCGTGACCAATCCCTTGGTTAATTCCTATAAGCGCCTGGTTCCGGACGGTTTCCACCCGGTGCTGGCTGCCTGGTCAACCGACAGCCGCGCCACCATGCTCCGGATGCCGGCACCGGCGGGAGACGAGCCGCACCTGTTGTTGCGCAGCCCGGACCCGACGGCCAACTCCTATCTGGCGCTGGCGGGGATCCTCGCCGCCGGCCTGGACGGGGTGGACAGCGGGCTCGAACTACCGGAGCCCGTACCCGGCACGGTGGACGGGGACCTGGACACGCTTCGGGACGCGGTGCGCACCAACGGCCTGCCCCGGCACCTGGAAGCGGCGCTTTCGGCCTTTGGCACCAACACCGTGCTCCGCGGGGCGCTTGGGGATGAGTTTTGCCGCCGGTATGCCGAGTTCAAGGAACAAGAGTGGCTGGGTTTCCTGACTGCGGTGCACCCCTGGGAAATCGACACTTATCTGGCCCGGTATTAA
- a CDS encoding ANTAR domain-containing response regulator, giving the protein MALQERVILVDPDARGRTNIKGMLSQAEYLVIGEAEDGITALKMIRDRQPDLVLAEASLPGVNGLDLARIVHDDRLAPVILMSGVFGREMMARVREVRAAGFLPKPVDEVSLLTVVEVALAHYAEVMDLERKVMKLKEELDTRKVVERAKGILMSQLGLTEAEAFRRIQKQSMNRRLSMRAVAEAIILAHNV; this is encoded by the coding sequence TTGGCACTGCAGGAGCGGGTGATCCTGGTGGACCCGGACGCGCGCGGCAGAACCAACATCAAGGGAATGCTCAGCCAGGCGGAGTATCTGGTGATCGGTGAAGCCGAGGACGGCATCACGGCCCTGAAGATGATCCGTGACCGGCAGCCCGACCTGGTGTTGGCGGAAGCTTCCCTGCCCGGGGTCAACGGCCTGGATTTGGCCCGGATCGTACACGACGACCGCCTGGCCCCGGTCATCCTGATGTCCGGCGTCTTTGGCCGGGAGATGATGGCCCGCGTCCGGGAGGTGCGGGCGGCCGGTTTCCTGCCCAAACCGGTTGATGAAGTCAGCCTGCTCACCGTGGTGGAGGTGGCTCTGGCCCACTATGCGGAGGTGATGGACCTGGAGCGGAAAGTGATGAAGCTTAAGGAGGAACTGGACACCAGGAAGGTGGTGGAACGGGCCAAAGGCATCCTGATGTCCCAGTTGGGGCTCACGGAGGCCGAGGCCTTCCGTCGTATTCAAAAGCAGAGCATGAACCGGCGGCTCTCCATGCGGGCGGTGGCCGAAGCCATCATCCTGGCGCACAACGTCTGA
- the pabB gene encoding aminodeoxychorismate synthase component I gives MLVDKRPWPSGPEALYTRLENRPGLVILDSGMEPRADALHASGRWCFAAFDPFAVLECRLDGCRLTVGGRAREFKGDPLDILQSILEEYALPPGSGPTPLPAGGIGFLAYGLRVFLEPRPTRPDDLDLPVLHLGFYDAVLAFDRRDGSLYLTSTGLPAGGRARAERAASRMRLLREVVDSAVEKPASAPPEPGVPGSTRGYPGVPGGTRVSGSAGQRVSGSAGQPVPPAAVSSSFDRAAYLEAVRRVKNHILAGDVYQVNLAQRFSVPWTGSAHALFGRLCRDNPAPFSALIKGAGFAVVSASPERFLHLNPRTGVVHTRPIKGTRPRGSSPETDARLACELLASEKDRAEHIMIVDLERNDLSRVAQPSSVRVPEMLVLEPFPTVWHLVSTVEAELRPGTGVADLLRAAFPGGSITGAPKIRAMEIIEELEPVPRGVYTGAAGYFSFDGHLDLNITIRTIVLRGGRAWFHVGGGIVADSEPEAEYRETLDKARALFAALGSPGRREGG, from the coding sequence ATGCTTGTCGACAAGCGGCCCTGGCCGAGCGGCCCGGAGGCGCTTTACACCCGCCTGGAAAACCGGCCGGGACTGGTTATCCTGGACAGCGGGATGGAACCGCGGGCGGACGCCCTGCACGCCTCGGGCCGGTGGTGTTTCGCCGCTTTTGATCCTTTCGCCGTTTTGGAGTGCCGGTTGGATGGTTGCCGCCTCACTGTTGGTGGCCGCGCCCGGGAGTTCAAGGGGGACCCCCTGGACATCCTCCAGAGCATCCTGGAGGAATACGCCCTGCCGCCCGGTTCGGGACCCACGCCCCTGCCTGCGGGCGGCATCGGGTTCTTGGCGTACGGGCTGCGGGTTTTCCTGGAGCCGCGGCCAACTCGGCCCGACGACCTGGATCTGCCCGTGCTCCACCTTGGGTTCTACGATGCCGTACTGGCTTTCGACCGCCGGGATGGGTCTCTCTACCTCACATCCACCGGGCTGCCGGCCGGCGGGCGCGCCCGGGCCGAACGGGCGGCGTCCAGGATGCGTTTGCTGCGGGAAGTGGTTGATTCGGCGGTTGAAAAACCGGCCTCCGCCCCGCCGGAGCCCGGGGTACCCGGGAGTACCCGCGGGTACCCGGGGGTACCCGGGGGCACCCGCGTTAGCGGGTCAGCGGGTCAGCGGGTCAGCGGGTCAGCGGGTCAGCCGGTGCCGCCCGCGGCGGTGAGTTCGAGCTTTGACCGGGCTGCTTACCTGGAGGCGGTGCGCCGTGTAAAGAACCACATTCTGGCCGGGGACGTTTACCAGGTAAACTTGGCCCAACGGTTTTCGGTTCCCTGGACGGGGTCGGCCCACGCCCTGTTCGGCAGGCTCTGCCGTGACAACCCGGCCCCTTTTTCGGCGCTGATTAAGGGAGCCGGCTTCGCTGTGGTCAGCGCCTCTCCGGAGCGTTTTCTGCACTTGAACCCCCGGACCGGTGTGGTGCACACCCGACCCATCAAGGGCACCCGCCCGCGCGGCTCTTCACCGGAGACCGACGCGCGCCTGGCCTGCGAACTGCTGGCCAGCGAGAAGGACCGGGCCGAGCACATAATGATCGTTGACCTGGAGCGCAACGACCTGAGCCGCGTCGCGCAGCCGTCATCGGTCCGGGTTCCGGAAATGCTGGTTCTGGAGCCTTTCCCGACGGTCTGGCACCTGGTGTCGACGGTGGAGGCCGAACTGCGGCCGGGGACCGGCGTCGCCGACCTCTTACGCGCCGCCTTTCCGGGCGGTTCGATCACGGGCGCGCCCAAGATCCGGGCCATGGAGATCATCGAGGAACTGGAACCGGTACCCCGGGGCGTGTATACCGGTGCCGCCGGTTATTTCAGCTTCGACGGCCATCTGGACCTGAACATCACCATCCGGACCATCGTGCTCCGCGGCGGACGGGCGTGGTTCCACGTCGGCGGCGGGATCGTGGCCGATTCGGAGCCGGAGGCCGAATACCGGGAGACACTAGATAAAGCGCGAGCGCTGTTTGCGGCGCTGGGGAGCCCGGGGCGCCGTGAAGGAGGATGA
- a CDS encoding glutamate synthase-related protein has translation MHLSSGTNATAATTTRLRTGDSKCPQSGMCVTCLDGCPGFCEIARSAVRGKELLYPKPFGKTTSAGQKKYPVDYSHLNIMGTAVGAVGIEPDPDKAIFPAVDLKTSLGANGDLHLDFPVVVPAMGSTDVAANNWDHLAAGVALAGAGILIGENVCAMDPNSEIRNGRVVYSPNMEGRVRAFQDWYNGAGFIGVQANVEDTRLGVQEYCIEKLGVEVVEIKWGQGAKDIGGEVKVNSIERALELKKRGYIVLPDPEDEVVKEAYREGALREFERHSRIGMVDWESFAERVEALRRAGAKYVFLKTGAYRPADLARAVKFASDARLDLLTVDGAGGGTGMSPWRMMNEWGMPTLYLQALLTRYCDRLAAKGAYIPPICIAGGLTLEDHMFKGFALSAPYVKAIGMARSPLAAAMVAKTVGESIKQGRVLPEYQAYGNRIERVFIMATTLKAQLGADYERLPVGAIGVYTYFARLAQGLRQFMCGARKFALEYITRDDLVALTPEAAEITGISYLMDADAAEVDRILG, from the coding sequence ATGCATCTGAGTAGTGGCACCAACGCCACCGCAGCCACCACCACCAGGCTGCGCACCGGGGATAGCAAGTGCCCCCAGAGCGGGATGTGCGTGACCTGCCTGGACGGCTGCCCCGGATTCTGTGAAATCGCGCGCTCGGCCGTGCGGGGGAAGGAATTGCTTTACCCCAAACCGTTCGGCAAGACTACCTCGGCCGGCCAGAAAAAGTACCCGGTTGACTACTCACACTTGAATATCATGGGTACGGCCGTAGGCGCGGTTGGTATTGAACCGGACCCGGACAAAGCCATCTTTCCGGCCGTGGACCTTAAAACCAGCCTGGGTGCCAACGGCGACCTGCATTTGGATTTCCCGGTTGTCGTTCCGGCCATGGGCTCCACCGATGTTGCCGCGAACAACTGGGACCACCTGGCCGCCGGCGTGGCCCTGGCCGGGGCCGGGATCCTGATCGGGGAAAACGTTTGCGCCATGGACCCGAATTCGGAGATCAGGAACGGGCGCGTGGTATACTCGCCGAACATGGAAGGACGGGTGCGCGCCTTCCAGGACTGGTACAACGGTGCCGGCTTCATCGGGGTGCAGGCCAACGTCGAGGACACCCGGCTGGGCGTGCAGGAATACTGTATCGAGAAGCTTGGCGTTGAAGTGGTGGAAATCAAGTGGGGTCAGGGGGCCAAAGACATCGGCGGCGAGGTGAAGGTCAACAGCATCGAGCGGGCCCTGGAACTGAAAAAGCGCGGTTACATCGTCTTACCCGACCCGGAGGACGAAGTGGTCAAGGAGGCCTACCGGGAGGGTGCCCTGCGGGAATTCGAGCGCCACTCCCGGATCGGGATGGTGGATTGGGAGTCCTTCGCCGAGCGGGTTGAGGCACTCCGCCGGGCGGGAGCCAAGTACGTCTTCCTGAAGACGGGCGCCTATCGGCCGGCCGACCTGGCCCGGGCCGTGAAGTTCGCGTCCGACGCCCGGCTGGACCTTTTAACAGTGGACGGTGCCGGCGGCGGCACCGGAATGAGCCCGTGGCGGATGATGAACGAGTGGGGGATGCCCACCCTGTATCTCCAGGCGCTGCTGACCCGGTATTGCGACCGGCTGGCGGCGAAGGGGGCCTACATTCCACCCATCTGCATCGCCGGCGGGTTGACGTTGGAGGACCACATGTTCAAGGGCTTCGCCCTGAGCGCGCCCTACGTCAAGGCTATCGGGATGGCCCGCTCCCCGCTTGCCGCGGCCATGGTCGCGAAAACGGTGGGTGAGTCGATCAAGCAGGGACGAGTACTGCCCGAGTACCAGGCCTACGGGAACCGGATCGAACGGGTGTTCATCATGGCCACCACGTTGAAGGCTCAGCTCGGGGCCGATTACGAGCGGCTGCCCGTAGGGGCGATCGGCGTCTATACCTATTTCGCCCGGCTGGCCCAGGGTCTACGCCAGTTTATGTGCGGCGCCCGCAAGTTCGCGCTGGAGTACATCACCCGCGACGACCTGGTGGCGCTCACCCCAGAGGCAGCCGAGATCACCGGCATTTCCTACCTGATGGACGCTGACGCCGCGGAAGTCGACCGGATACTGGGATAA
- a CDS encoding MFS transporter produces the protein MRSTWLDQGLILLFTGSFMVFVNLHLAFIIMPLYVLELGGGDWTAAWYNTLLAGAAVLFRFLFASWVDRFGRKFSLLVSGSALVTAPLFILLAGSPAYLSFIRVFQALGLALYPLAANTLIADLSPVARRGTVLGLQRLIIITALITGPPVAVLIVEQYGFQTLFWLLTILGLAGMAPLLAIREPVRAGTGTPVLNGFQFVLASRPLRVLISSTAACGLAYGVLLTFLPLYAVRVGIDNFGLYFTVFAFSGLVSGVVAGRLSDAFGRRKVLVPSLALFGMGILYLGLPAPGAVMMVSAVVAGIGYSASLTLLVAWVVDAAGRKLRAASLGLFENGIDVGITAGSFAFGSVVALLGFGFAFSTAGALLLIFAVLIATLDRGPVSQIR, from the coding sequence TTGCGGTCGACTTGGCTGGACCAGGGCCTGATTCTGTTATTCACCGGGTCCTTCATGGTTTTTGTGAACCTGCACCTGGCGTTCATCATAATGCCCCTGTATGTGCTCGAACTGGGGGGCGGCGACTGGACGGCGGCCTGGTACAATACCCTTCTGGCCGGAGCGGCGGTGCTGTTCCGGTTTCTTTTCGCTTCCTGGGTGGACCGGTTCGGGCGCAAGTTTTCCCTGCTGGTGAGCGGATCGGCCCTGGTGACCGCGCCGCTGTTTATTCTGCTGGCCGGTTCGCCGGCCTATTTGTCGTTCATTCGTGTGTTCCAGGCCCTGGGCCTGGCGCTCTACCCGCTGGCCGCGAACACCCTGATCGCCGACCTAAGTCCGGTGGCGCGGCGTGGGACCGTCCTGGGCCTGCAGCGGTTGATCATTATCACCGCCCTCATCACTGGGCCGCCCGTGGCGGTCCTGATTGTCGAGCAGTACGGATTCCAGACCCTGTTTTGGTTGCTTACCATTCTGGGGCTCGCCGGGATGGCGCCGCTCCTGGCCATTCGCGAACCGGTGCGCGCCGGAACCGGGACTCCGGTTCTGAACGGGTTTCAGTTCGTTCTTGCCTCCCGTCCGCTGCGCGTGTTGATCTCGTCGACGGCCGCCTGCGGCCTGGCCTACGGTGTACTGCTCACCTTTCTCCCTTTGTACGCGGTGCGCGTGGGAATCGACAATTTCGGCCTCTATTTCACTGTGTTTGCTTTCAGCGGCCTTGTTTCGGGGGTGGTTGCCGGGCGCCTGTCCGACGCCTTCGGCCGCCGCAAAGTGCTGGTGCCGTCGCTGGCCCTTTTCGGCATGGGCATTCTGTATCTCGGCCTCCCGGCGCCGGGAGCGGTAATGATGGTCAGCGCCGTGGTGGCCGGTATCGGCTACTCGGCCTCACTCACCCTGCTGGTCGCCTGGGTGGTGGATGCGGCCGGCCGTAAGCTGCGCGCGGCTTCCCTGGGTCTTTTTGAAAACGGGATCGACGTGGGGATTACCGCGGGCTCTTTTGCGTTTGGGAGTGTGGTCGCCCTGCTGGGTTTCGGGTTCGCTTTTTCCACCGCCGGCGCGCTGCTGCTGATATTCGCGGTCCTGATCGCCACCCTGGACCGGGGCCCCGTTTCCCAAATCCGTTAG
- a CDS encoding aminotransferase class IV: protein MRVWVNGRLVPAGEATVSAFDTGFLLGYGVFETMRSFRGRVFRLEAHLDRLSEGCRRLGINGVPERAELSRAVALTLQANGLTAARVRLTVTAGKETAPGTGSAPGEPTVVVAAFPLSPETEHPVSWTASTCPRPVFSGDRLLSVKTISRAGHTLARREARAAGYDEALLINERGVYTEGTVTNLFVVRGRVLQTPPVSDGLLPGLTREVIGELAGGLGLEFREASVRAQELLSGEEVFLTNTVVGLVPLAALDGVPIGGSVPGPRTVLLQQAYRALLIREC from the coding sequence GTGCGGGTTTGGGTTAACGGCCGTTTGGTCCCGGCGGGCGAAGCTACGGTTTCCGCGTTTGATACCGGTTTCTTGCTGGGTTACGGGGTGTTTGAAACCATGCGGTCCTTCCGGGGGAGAGTGTTCCGGCTGGAGGCCCACCTGGACCGCCTGTCCGAGGGCTGCCGGCGGCTGGGCATCAACGGCGTCCCGGAACGCGCGGAACTGAGCCGGGCGGTTGCACTCACCCTGCAAGCGAACGGCCTTACCGCGGCGCGGGTGCGTCTGACGGTGACCGCCGGGAAGGAAACCGCCCCGGGTACCGGATCGGCCCCCGGTGAACCGACCGTGGTGGTAGCGGCCTTTCCTCTGTCCCCGGAGACGGAACACCCGGTGTCCTGGACCGCCAGTACCTGTCCCCGGCCTGTTTTCTCGGGGGACCGGCTCCTGTCGGTCAAGACTATCTCTCGGGCCGGCCACACCCTGGCCCGGCGGGAGGCAAGGGCCGCGGGGTACGACGAGGCACTCCTGATCAACGAACGAGGTGTTTACACTGAGGGTACGGTGACCAACCTTTTCGTGGTTCGGGGGCGTGTATTGCAGACGCCTCCGGTATCAGACGGACTGCTGCCGGGCCTGACCCGGGAAGTGATTGGGGAATTGGCCGGGGGATTGGGTCTGGAGTTCCGTGAAGCGTCGGTGCGGGCGCAAGAATTGCTGTCCGGCGAAGAGGTCTTCCTGACCAATACTGTGGTGGGGCTGGTACCCTTGGCGGCCCTCGACGGGGTTCCGATCGGTGGGAGTGTTCCCGGCCCCCGCACCGTTTTACTCCAGCAGGCTTACCGGGCGCTGTTGATTCGGGAATGCTGA
- a CDS encoding ANTAR domain-containing response regulator yields the protein MPQLRVLIAVKDEAEAKKLSAKLLQAGHLVIGRVWEAKDVLRLAFETQPDLVLLDPAIPDYGGLGVAQVIDDHRLAPIVFVTADCTRLSQLAGTGWLFSYLLVPYSDDDLYLAVEAAWSNFKRLLALEQENLRLKKTLESRKLVERAKGLLMEKKGFTEPEAYRYLQKLSMDTCRPLAAMARAVIEEFSVEPEKKAPK from the coding sequence ATGCCGCAACTGCGCGTCCTGATCGCGGTCAAGGACGAGGCCGAGGCCAAGAAGCTTTCGGCCAAACTCCTGCAGGCCGGGCACCTGGTGATCGGCCGGGTGTGGGAGGCTAAGGACGTGTTACGCCTGGCCTTTGAGACCCAGCCCGACTTGGTTTTGCTGGATCCAGCCATCCCCGACTATGGAGGACTGGGAGTGGCCCAGGTTATCGACGATCACCGGTTGGCCCCGATTGTATTCGTTACCGCGGACTGCACCAGGCTGTCGCAACTGGCGGGTACGGGGTGGCTCTTCAGCTATCTGCTGGTTCCATACAGCGATGATGATCTGTACCTGGCGGTGGAGGCGGCCTGGTCCAATTTCAAGCGTCTTCTGGCCCTGGAGCAGGAAAACCTGCGGCTGAAAAAGACCCTGGAGTCCAGAAAACTCGTTGAGCGGGCCAAGGGTCTGCTCATGGAAAAAAAAGGATTCACCGAGCCGGAGGCTTACCGGTATCTGCAGAAACTCAGCATGGACACCTGCCGGCCGCTGGCCGCAATGGCTCGGGCGGTAATTGAAGAGTTCTCCGTTGAGCCGGAGAAGAAGGCCCCAAAATAA